The Clostridium sporogenes genome contains a region encoding:
- a CDS encoding sulfide/dihydroorotate dehydrogenase-like FAD/NAD-binding protein — MYKIIEKKELAPKIYSIEIEAKRVAKSAKPGQFIIVRIDEKGERIPLTVADYNKEKGTVTIVVQAVGSSTNRMVDLKVGDYFMDFVGPLGKPSEFVEEDLESLKNMKLIFIAGGVGAAPVYPQVKWLCERGVKPEVIIGGKSKEFILLEKEMIDLGAKVYPCTDDGSYGFHGLVTNKLKELIDSGENYDRVITIGPMIMMYFVTKLTKEYKIPTIVSLNTLMVDGTGMCGACRVTVGGETKFTCVDGPEFDGHLVDFDEAMKRQTLYKTEEGKRLHKIEEEKEGHVCHIGAGENA; from the coding sequence GTGTATAAGATAATTGAAAAAAAAGAATTAGCACCAAAGATATATTCTATCGAAATAGAAGCAAAAAGGGTGGCTAAATCAGCAAAACCAGGACAATTTATTATAGTAAGAATAGATGAAAAAGGAGAAAGAATTCCTCTTACTGTAGCAGATTATAATAAAGAAAAAGGAACAGTAACTATAGTTGTACAAGCTGTTGGATCTTCAACTAATAGAATGGTAGATCTTAAAGTAGGAGACTATTTTATGGATTTTGTAGGACCACTTGGTAAGCCTTCAGAATTTGTAGAAGAAGACTTAGAAAGCCTTAAAAATATGAAGCTAATTTTTATAGCAGGAGGAGTAGGAGCAGCACCTGTATATCCTCAAGTAAAATGGCTTTGTGAAAGAGGAGTAAAACCAGAGGTTATAATAGGAGGAAAAAGCAAAGAATTTATATTATTAGAAAAAGAAATGATAGATTTAGGAGCCAAGGTATATCCTTGTACAGATGACGGTTCTTATGGATTCCATGGTCTTGTAACTAATAAATTAAAAGAATTAATAGATAGTGGAGAAAATTATGATAGAGTAATAACTATTGGTCCTATGATAATGATGTATTTTGTAACTAAGTTAACAAAAGAATATAAAATACCTACAATCGTAAGCTTAAATACACTTATGGTAGATGGAACAGGAATGTGTGGAGCCTGTAGAGTAACTGTAGGTGGAGAAACAAAATTCACCTGTGTAGATGGACCTGAATTTGATGGACACTTAGTAGATTTTGATGAGGCTATGAAAAGACAAACTTTATATAAAACTGAAGAAGGAAAAAGGCTTCATAAAATAGAAGAAGAAAAAGAAGGTCATGTATGTCATATAGGAGCGGGGGAGAATGCGTAA